The following proteins are encoded in a genomic region of Liolophura sinensis isolate JHLJ2023 chromosome 7, CUHK_Ljap_v2, whole genome shotgun sequence:
- the LOC135470359 gene encoding scavenger receptor class F member 1-like isoform X2: protein MAATQLYMYLVLSSTFYACSPGTTGEDCVERCGHCAEGRSLCDKTSGHCPERKPRCMPGFSGVKCDTACTRGTYGPDCEKRCGNCVDGPSRCDPTSGHCPTGVFRCISGFSGLKCITACAPRTYGLDCEGRCEHCAGNRTACDITSGQCPEATPRCQPGYSGQKCDAECIPGKHGPDCAEICGFCAQGKTACSPISGYCPEREPRCLKGYYGPKCDLDSPSASSLLSVIVGSVAGGCAILIIIFVVVVVLVRSRRKKRATDTKPSGPKRMENHNRPVPTVFTHRVEFYGDRAHFASRPNGQNNEEYNHGASFEARDNVSYA, encoded by the exons ATGGCTGCcacacaactgtacatgtatctcgtGCTGTCGAGCACCTTCTATG CGTGTTCCCCTGGGACAACTGGTGAAGACTGTGTGGAGAGATGCGGACACTGTGCCGAGGGACGGTCTCTCTGTGACAAAACATCTGGGCACTGTCCAGAGAGAAAACCCAGGTGCATGCCGGGATTCTCTGGTGTCAAGTGCGACACAG CTTGTACCCGTGGGACTTACGGTCCAGATTGTGAAAAGAGGTGTGGGAACTGCGTTGATGGACCGTCTCGTTGTGATCCAACATCCGGGCATTGTCCAACGGGGGTCTTCAGATGCATTTCAGGATTCTCTGGCCTGAAATGTATCACAG CCTGTGCACCACGAACATACGGGCTAGACTGTGAGGGAAGATGTGAACACTGTGCTGGTAATCGGACAGCGTGTGACATTACATCCGGGCAGTGCCCGGAAGCAACACCCAGGTGTCAACCAGGATACTCCGGTCAGAAATGCGACGCAG AATGTATACCTGGGAAGCACGGGCCAGACTGTGCTGAGATCTGCGGGTTTTGTGCCCAGGGAAAAACGGCGTGCTCCCCAATATCCGGGTACTGTCCGGAAAGGGAACCAAGATGTTTGAAAGGCTACTATGGTCCGAAATGCGACTTAG ATTCGCCATCTGCGTCAAGTCTCCTAAGTGTTATAGTCGGAAGTGTGGCTGGTGGTTGTGCCATCCTCATCATCATctttgttgtcgttgttgtattGGT gCGATCTCGGCGAAAGAAAAGAGCCACGGACACAAAACCGTCTGGGCCAAAACGTATGGAAAACCACAACAGGCCCGTGCCCACGGTATTCACTCACAGAGTCGAATTTTATGGAGATCGAGCACATTTTGCTTCTAGGCCTAATGGACAAAATAATGAGGAATATAACCACGGAGCCAGTTTTGAAGCAAGAGATAACGTTTCGTATGCTTAG
- the LOC135470359 gene encoding multiple epidermal growth factor-like domains protein 10 isoform X1 yields MAATQLYMYLVLSSTFYGYCNARCDPDLEGPTCQTPCSPGTTGEDCVERCGHCAEGRSLCDKTSGHCPERKPRCMPGFSGVKCDTACTRGTYGPDCEKRCGNCVDGPSRCDPTSGHCPTGVFRCISGFSGLKCITACAPRTYGLDCEGRCEHCAGNRTACDITSGQCPEATPRCQPGYSGQKCDAECIPGKHGPDCAEICGFCAQGKTACSPISGYCPEREPRCLKGYYGPKCDLDSPSASSLLSVIVGSVAGGCAILIIIFVVVVVLVRSRRKKRATDTKPSGPKRMENHNRPVPTVFTHRVEFYGDRAHFASRPNGQNNEEYNHGASFEARDNVSYA; encoded by the exons ATGGCTGCcacacaactgtacatgtatctcgtGCTGTCGAGCACCTTCTATG GGTACTGTAATGCACGCTGTGACCCTGATTTGGAAGGTCCCACATGCCAAACAC CGTGTTCCCCTGGGACAACTGGTGAAGACTGTGTGGAGAGATGCGGACACTGTGCCGAGGGACGGTCTCTCTGTGACAAAACATCTGGGCACTGTCCAGAGAGAAAACCCAGGTGCATGCCGGGATTCTCTGGTGTCAAGTGCGACACAG CTTGTACCCGTGGGACTTACGGTCCAGATTGTGAAAAGAGGTGTGGGAACTGCGTTGATGGACCGTCTCGTTGTGATCCAACATCCGGGCATTGTCCAACGGGGGTCTTCAGATGCATTTCAGGATTCTCTGGCCTGAAATGTATCACAG CCTGTGCACCACGAACATACGGGCTAGACTGTGAGGGAAGATGTGAACACTGTGCTGGTAATCGGACAGCGTGTGACATTACATCCGGGCAGTGCCCGGAAGCAACACCCAGGTGTCAACCAGGATACTCCGGTCAGAAATGCGACGCAG AATGTATACCTGGGAAGCACGGGCCAGACTGTGCTGAGATCTGCGGGTTTTGTGCCCAGGGAAAAACGGCGTGCTCCCCAATATCCGGGTACTGTCCGGAAAGGGAACCAAGATGTTTGAAAGGCTACTATGGTCCGAAATGCGACTTAG ATTCGCCATCTGCGTCAAGTCTCCTAAGTGTTATAGTCGGAAGTGTGGCTGGTGGTTGTGCCATCCTCATCATCATctttgttgtcgttgttgtattGGT gCGATCTCGGCGAAAGAAAAGAGCCACGGACACAAAACCGTCTGGGCCAAAACGTATGGAAAACCACAACAGGCCCGTGCCCACGGTATTCACTCACAGAGTCGAATTTTATGGAGATCGAGCACATTTTGCTTCTAGGCCTAATGGACAAAATAATGAGGAATATAACCACGGAGCCAGTTTTGAAGCAAGAGATAACGTTTCGTATGCTTAG